CAAACTGTATGGTGAGTTCTGTCTTTAGATCAATCCTATCCATGTACGTTTAAGTCCTACTTTGGAGCATTGGGTTAGGGGAGTATGGGGTTGGAAGGATAGTATAGTCAGAGGCCACTCACCCCTATCACTTAGAAATGGTTTTTTTTCTAGATGTAGATATTTCTTCAACCCACCCAAATTTCTTTGACTTCAAACTTGAACCCCAGGGCATAGATCTTTAAGGTCATCCCTATTGTGCTCTCAAGAGAGGGCTACTCTTGTGGTGTCTGGGGTTGGCAGGGAAAGGTGAGTCTCCCTGCCTGTGCAGCTTCTGATGCTGCCTCCTTCTGCAGCGGAAGATGGAGAATCGTGATTACCGAGATGCACAGGAGTTCGCTGCTGATGTGCGGCTTATGTTCTCCAACTGCTATAAGTACAATCCCCCAGACCACGATGTTGTGGCCATGGCACGAAAGCTGCAGGTGAGTGGCACAGTTGAAATTTGAAGAACAAATGGGTCTGGGCAGAGGTTTTGTCATTTGCTACACAATCTCATTATGAGGATCTCTCAGTATGCATTGTTAACAAACTGGAACTATACCAACTACATCACTAATGGGCTGGGTATAATCGGGGCACAATTTGCTGActgagtggagtctgcttggaattctctttcctctctgcccctccctcacgtgtgccttctctctcaaatatactCAAAAAAATACCAAGGCACAACTCACTAGCATGGTTTTGAATGTGCTTTTTTACTCCTAGGATGTATTTGAGTTCCGTTATGCCAAGATGCCAGATGAACCACTGGAACCAGGGCCTTTACCAGTCTCTACTGCCTTGCCACCTGGGTTGGCCAAATCCTCTTCAGAGTCCTCCAGCGAAGAAAGTAGCAGTGAGAGCTCttctgaggaagaagaggaagaagatgaggaggatgaagaggaagaagaagagagtgaAAGCTCAGACTCTGAGGAAGAAAGGGCTCATAGATTGGCTGAACTACAGGAACAGGTATTTTGTCACTATAATCAGTTTATTTTGTAAGACATTGGTGCCctgtttttgcccttttttttctctaactccTTTtgattctactttatttttcccatggtgcacctgatttctttttttctccagctcCGGGCAGTACATGAACAACTGGCTGCCCTGTCCCAAGGCCCAATATCCAAGCCAAAgcggaagagagaaaaaaaagagaaaaagaagaaacggAAGGCAGAGAAGCATCGCGGCCGAGCTGGGGTTGATGAAGAGGACAAGGGAACTCGGGCACCTCGCCCATCTCAGCCCAAGAAGTCCAAGAAAGCAAGTGGCAGTGGGGGTGGCAGTGCTGCTACACTAGGTCCCCCTGGCTTTGGACCTTCTGGAGGAAGTGGCACCAAGTAAGTTCTGAGAGGGTGAGAAGCACAGATGGGCTTGGCTATTTCTGTAATCTCCAGGGGAGGATGCTTTCTCCCACTCTTGCCGAGTTTTATCTAACCCAGAGGGCAGCACAGCTTTTCTGTAAGTGGTCAGGTGTAACAGATTTTTGTCTGGTGTCATGCAGAAGCAGCAGCCAAAGACCACATGGAAGCATAGGTATGACTGCGCCAATAAAAGTTTACTTGCACAAAACAGTTGGCAGGCCTGATTTGTTCCctagtttgttccttttctccataCCAGTCTATACAATtcttgttttccacagtggggtGGGTTAGTAGCGTTTTAGGGAGCAAAAAGATGGATTCGGGCCAGTATACCAATGTCTAGTTCTCAAAGCCcagattaaatgtaaaatgcttggCCTGTATAATTCCGAAAGAGAGTTTGGATTACTGAATTGGACAGTGGGAATGTGTTGGGAGTTAGTGATGCTTCTCtaattgacaattttttttgcCTGTAGACTGCCCAAAAAGGCCACAAAGACCGCTCCACCTGCCCTGCCTACAGGCTATGattcagaggaagaagaagaaagcagaccCATGAGTTACGATGAAAAACGGCAGTTGAGTTTGGACATCAACAAATTACCTGGGGAGAAACTGGGTCGAGTTGTGCACATAATCCAGGCCAGGGAGCCTTCTTTACGTGACTCAAACCCAGAAGAGATTGAGATTGATTTTGAAACCCTCAAGCCATCCACACTTCGAGAGCTTGAGCGCTATGTCCTTTCCTGCCTAAGAAAGAAACCTCGGAAGCCCTATAGTGAGTATGAAATAAATTGTACCACATTAATCTAGTAATTCTCATGTAGTTGGAGAAGGGGTAGTGAGCCGGGGATGCTTGATGCACTCATGATTGTCCACTTCCAGGGAGGCGGGATATGTTTGTCACTTCCTGCTCTTCAAGAAAGGAACTTGAGAACAACACTAGGTGCACTACAACTAGGTACTTGCAATCTTAGgcctgaaatgtttctttttctagccATTAAGAAACCTGTGGGAAAGACAAAGGAGGAGCTGGCTTTGGAAAAGAAGCGGGAACTAGAAAAGAGGTTACAGGATGTTAGTGGGCAGCTCAATTCCACCAAAAAGCCCCCCAAGAAAGGTGAGTATCCTGAAAGCTAGCACAAATTTGCTATATTTCCCTCTAGTCTTCTTGATAAATGGAGATCAGACTTCTACTTTTTAACCTTCAACCTTATTCTGCAGCAAGTGAGAAAACGGAGTCCTCATCGTCGGCACAGCAAGTAGCAGTGTCACGCCTCAGCGCTTCCAGCTCCAGCTCAGATTCCAGTTCCTCCTCATCATCATCCTCTTCTTCAGACACCAGTGATTCAGACTCAGGCTAAGGGGCCAGGCCAGATGGGGCAGGAGGCTCCGCAGGACCGGACCCCTAgaccaccctgccccaccctttCCCCCCCTTGCTGTGACACTTCCTCatctcatccccctcccccccactgtaGGAGAGCTGGCTCTGCacgggggaggggtgcagggacaTTTACTGAAGGAGGGACATAAATGGACAAAATAAGATTGAGTTCCCAGCCACATTGAGAGTGACCTCTTGGGCTTAGAGCCCCATTCAAAATgactggggtggggcaggggtacAGGGTGGGAGTGGGCAAAGGCCCTGATATGGGGTTACCTGAGGCCATAGCTGCCCTGTTCACTTGTAAAGGCCCTGTTTTGAGGTTGtttgttctaatttattttaagctAGGTAAGGCTGAGGGGTGTGGGGCCATGGTCCCCTCAGCCTCCatggggagggaaaaaggggGAGCTCTTTTTTTacgttgacttttttttttctactctgttttcccttttccttctgctccatttggggcccctgggggtTTCAGTCATCTCCCCATTTGGTCCCCTGgattgtctttctttgtctgttgATTCTAActtgtaaataaagaaaatattattcaaattttGAGTTACCTTAATAGCGTTTGCTTTTGTAGTGTTACAAAAGGAGCATGATATAATTGAGAAATTTGAGGGAAATATTCCTGAGGCGACAAAACAGAAGAGCCCTCCTATAGTTGGATTGTCTCTTAGTTTTTAAACCAGGTTGGCTGTTCCTGTGGTAAATTCATCTGCTTTTTGTAAAGTAATCCTTAGAAATAATCTTCATAGGTTTAGAACTCAAGATAGGTTCTGAGGTTTTCCTCTTTAGTGCTCTATGTAGATTATTTCCTGAACACACAAACCAAATGTAAACAGAATGGATGGTAGCCAATGgcaggtattttttttatgttctgcATCTAACTTGAGAAGGCAGTTGTGCTTGCTTTTGAAATTTGCTCCTTACCCTCAAATTCCAGATTTACAGAGCCCTGCAGTTTATTAATAAAATGCAATCCAGCAATTTTTGCCAAATTCAGATGATAAAAACTcatcttcagggcacctgggtggctcagtcagttggccatccaacttcagctcacatcatggtctcctggttcatgggttcaagccccatgtagtccacttcagattctgtctccctttctgacccttccccacgTGGCATGCActactacccaccccccccccccaaaaaaaaaaaaacattaaacctCCATAAATTTAATGCCCTGTCTTAACGAGAGGCTGTATATATAGTTCAGGGTACTGTGATACATGGGTTCTGGAACTGGGGACTAACCACAAAAGTAAAAGACCTTTATAGCTTAGTATAACAGACCATCATAGCAAACTTGATGTAAAGTCTGGAAATTGTTAATGTAGAGAAAATGGTCTATTCTGCCATAAGTGTTGCCAGAAACAAGGTGTAGGGTATAATCTCGTTTGGAGAAGGTAGAGAAGATTTTGGAAGCAAATTCTATAGCAAGGGGTTTTCCACCCTTACCACCTACTACTGTCTCCAGTAAAGCTTTCTTAAAATACTGTTAATAATTTCGGGATACTGTCTTTATGAATTCTCATTAAATTGGGGTTTGGGCAATGTTTGGAAGTTCAGGAGACAGTGATGCACAAGTTAGGGTTGAGAAccactttttaagatttttggaaAGCCTTTAGTTTAAAGGAGAGGAGACCCCTGATTTGGCCTTTAGCCAACTTAATTGTGGAACTCAGTAACTCTGGATTTCTTTGAGCTCTGGTCCTCATGAGGAGTGATAGAAAAGATTTGGGAAATTTGGacacttgttttttaatgtttattgtgagaacatgagcaggggaaggacagaatccccagcaggctctcgTGCTCCTGGTGtggagcctgaaatggggcttgat
The nucleotide sequence above comes from Panthera tigris isolate Pti1 chromosome B2, P.tigris_Pti1_mat1.1, whole genome shotgun sequence. Encoded proteins:
- the BRD2 gene encoding bromodomain-containing protein 2 isoform X1 → MLQNVTPHSKLPGEGNAGLLGLGPEAAAPGKRIRKPSLLYEGFESPTMASVPALQLTPANPPPPEVSNPKKPGRVTNQLQYLHKVVMKALWKHQFAWPFRQPVDAVKLGLPDYHKIIKQPMDMGTIKRRLENNYYWAASECMQDFNTMFTNCYIYNKPTDDIVLMAQTLEKIFLQKVASMPQEEQELVVTIPKNSHKKGAKLAALQGSITSAHQVPAVSSVSHTALYTPPPEIPTTVLNIPHPSVISSPLLKSLHSAGPPLLAVSAAPPAQPLAKKKGVKRKADTTTPTPTAILAPGSPASPPGSLEPKAARLPPMRRESGRPIKPPRKDLPDSQQQHQSSKKGKLSEQLKHCNGILKELLSKKHAAYAWPFYKPVDASALGLHDYHDIIKHPMDLSTVKRKMENRDYRDAQEFAADVRLMFSNCYKYNPPDHDVVAMARKLQDVFEFRYAKMPDEPLEPGPLPVSTALPPGLAKSSSESSSEESSSESSSEEEEEEDEEDEEEEEESESSDSEEERAHRLAELQEQLRAVHEQLAALSQGPISKPKRKREKKEKKKKRKAEKHRGRAGVDEEDKGTRAPRPSQPKKSKKASGSGGGSAATLGPPGFGPSGGSGTKLPKKATKTAPPALPTGYDSEEEEESRPMSYDEKRQLSLDINKLPGEKLGRVVHIIQAREPSLRDSNPEEIEIDFETLKPSTLRELERYVLSCLRKKPRKPYTIKKPVGKTKEELALEKKRELEKRLQDVSGQLNSTKKPPKKASEKTESSSSAQQVAVSRLSASSSSSDSSSSSSSSSSSDTSDSDSG
- the BRD2 gene encoding bromodomain-containing protein 2 isoform X2, producing the protein MASVPALQLTPANPPPPEVSNPKKPGRVTNQLQYLHKVVMKALWKHQFAWPFRQPVDAVKLGLPDYHKIIKQPMDMGTIKRRLENNYYWAASECMQDFNTMFTNCYIYNKPTDDIVLMAQTLEKIFLQKVASMPQEEQELVVTIPKNSHKKGAKLAALQGSITSAHQVPAVSSVSHTALYTPPPEIPTTVLNIPHPSVISSPLLKSLHSAGPPLLAVSAAPPAQPLAKKKGVKRKADTTTPTPTAILAPGSPASPPGSLEPKAARLPPMRRESGRPIKPPRKDLPDSQQQHQSSKKGKLSEQLKHCNGILKELLSKKHAAYAWPFYKPVDASALGLHDYHDIIKHPMDLSTVKRKMENRDYRDAQEFAADVRLMFSNCYKYNPPDHDVVAMARKLQDVFEFRYAKMPDEPLEPGPLPVSTALPPGLAKSSSESSSEESSSESSSEEEEEEDEEDEEEEEESESSDSEEERAHRLAELQEQLRAVHEQLAALSQGPISKPKRKREKKEKKKKRKAEKHRGRAGVDEEDKGTRAPRPSQPKKSKKASGSGGGSAATLGPPGFGPSGGSGTKLPKKATKTAPPALPTGYDSEEEEESRPMSYDEKRQLSLDINKLPGEKLGRVVHIIQAREPSLRDSNPEEIEIDFETLKPSTLRELERYVLSCLRKKPRKPYTIKKPVGKTKEELALEKKRELEKRLQDVSGQLNSTKKPPKKASEKTESSSSAQQVAVSRLSASSSSSDSSSSSSSSSSSDTSDSDSG
- the BRD2 gene encoding bromodomain-containing protein 2 isoform X3 — protein: MDMGTIKRRLENNYYWAASECMQDFNTMFTNCYIYNKPTDDIVLMAQTLEKIFLQKVASMPQEEQELVVTIPKNSHKKGAKLAALQGSITSAHQVPAVSSVSHTALYTPPPEIPTTVLNIPHPSVISSPLLKSLHSAGPPLLAVSAAPPAQPLAKKKGVKRKADTTTPTPTAILAPGSPASPPGSLEPKAARLPPMRRESGRPIKPPRKDLPDSQQQHQSSKKGKLSEQLKHCNGILKELLSKKHAAYAWPFYKPVDASALGLHDYHDIIKHPMDLSTVKRKMENRDYRDAQEFAADVRLMFSNCYKYNPPDHDVVAMARKLQDVFEFRYAKMPDEPLEPGPLPVSTALPPGLAKSSSESSSEESSSESSSEEEEEEDEEDEEEEEESESSDSEEERAHRLAELQEQLRAVHEQLAALSQGPISKPKRKREKKEKKKKRKAEKHRGRAGVDEEDKGTRAPRPSQPKKSKKASGSGGGSAATLGPPGFGPSGGSGTKLPKKATKTAPPALPTGYDSEEEEESRPMSYDEKRQLSLDINKLPGEKLGRVVHIIQAREPSLRDSNPEEIEIDFETLKPSTLRELERYVLSCLRKKPRKPYTIKKPVGKTKEELALEKKRELEKRLQDVSGQLNSTKKPPKKASEKTESSSSAQQVAVSRLSASSSSSDSSSSSSSSSSSDTSDSDSG